In Candidatus Promineifilum breve, one genomic interval encodes:
- a CDS encoding peptidase MA family metallohydrolase, producing the protein MISLLSSITPRRVRGLLVLWLLPLLLVAARQDEQIELRSTADYVYGQSMNFHLAAANVGRIESVTLFFRLGASPDSFSVDVPITPGERAEVVYTLDLSQTRLPPFGSITYWWELGREIGTPLRVPEQVISYVDDQFIWRQLVSTDEQGGGSIRIHWTADDEALGETARAITFEMLPAIGRLVPLEHIIPFDVYIYPSTADLGAALLLAGREYVPGRTYPDLGVALVTVVNPQTAETELRHELSRELVDLLLYQGLNQYALNVPPWLRRGLAGMVRGQSDPILDDALRSALVAETTIPFGELCAGLAIDDDLAAAQSEALVAFIAATYGDRAVVDLVNAFAAGDDCPTAVRQATKLSPEQLEATWRRAQSGRPGSRTLAEVAVWLVFVLAGFGLAGLLLWRPRRKHT; encoded by the coding sequence ATGATCTCGCTGCTGTCCTCTATTACTCCCCGTCGCGTGCGCGGGCTGCTCGTGCTCTGGCTGCTACCACTGTTGTTGGTCGCCGCCCGGCAGGACGAGCAAATAGAGTTGCGTTCCACCGCCGATTACGTCTACGGCCAATCGATGAATTTTCATCTGGCCGCGGCCAACGTTGGCCGGATTGAGTCCGTCACCCTCTTTTTCCGGCTGGGGGCCTCGCCCGACTCCTTTTCCGTGGATGTGCCCATCACGCCGGGCGAGCGGGCGGAGGTGGTCTATACGCTCGACCTGTCCCAGACCCGCCTACCGCCCTTCGGCTCCATCACCTATTGGTGGGAATTGGGGCGCGAGATCGGCACGCCGTTGCGCGTCCCCGAACAGGTCATCAGTTACGTGGACGATCAGTTTATCTGGCGGCAACTGGTGAGCACCGACGAGCAGGGCGGGGGCAGCATTCGCATCCATTGGACGGCCGACGATGAGGCGCTGGGCGAGACGGCGCGGGCGATCACCTTCGAGATGCTGCCGGCGATCGGTCGCCTCGTCCCACTGGAGCACATCATCCCGTTCGACGTCTATATCTACCCCTCCACGGCCGATCTGGGCGCGGCCCTGCTGCTGGCTGGGCGGGAGTACGTCCCCGGCCGGACCTACCCCGATCTGGGCGTGGCGCTGGTCACGGTCGTCAATCCGCAGACGGCCGAAACGGAACTGCGCCATGAGCTATCACGCGAGCTGGTTGACCTGTTGCTCTATCAGGGCTTAAATCAGTATGCACTCAATGTGCCGCCCTGGCTGCGGCGCGGCTTGGCGGGCATGGTGCGCGGTCAGAGTGACCCCATCCTCGACGACGCCTTGCGCTCGGCCCTGGTGGCCGAGACGACGATCCCCTTCGGGGAATTGTGCGCCGGGCTGGCGATAGATGACGATCTGGCGGCGGCGCAGAGCGAGGCACTGGTGGCCTTTATTGCCGCGACCTATGGCGATCGGGCCGTGGTCGATCTGGTCAACGCCTTCGCCGCCGGCGACGACTGCCCGACGGCGGTGCGGCAGGCCACTAAACTGTCGCCGGAACAGCTGGAGGCCACCTGGCGGCGTGCCCAGAGCGGCCGCCCCGGCAGCCGCACGCTGGCCGAGGTGGCCGTGTGGCTGGTGTTTGTCCTGGCCGGGTTCGGCTTGGCCGGCCTGTTGTTGTGGCGGCCGCGGCGCAAACATACTTAA
- a CDS encoding HEAT repeat domain-containing protein, with amino-acid sequence MTTHKELPFAVVLTSLFTSEDMPIHLIYRLSDLSEADYRTFKKEWPEVAEERRLALARHMADIAEDNYIVDFTPLFAHLFTDKAAVVRVAALDGVWDAESPDIVAPILTMLKSDPDVSVRASAARALAHYILLAEWGQIDTELETSIIEALLAEYDKPLVAQEVKRAALEAVSASGHPRVAELIDDAYEEGNDDMQLSAIFAMGNSADDRWLPILEAELGSLSPDFRAEAARACGMIGSQSAIDALEELLTDKELEVGLAAVYALGQIGGERVTALLSRLAEDPDFEEFYDAIDEALEEMDMMGSEFDLLAFDDDEDDDAFPDDLRLN; translated from the coding sequence ATGACCACACACAAAGAGTTGCCTTTCGCCGTGGTATTGACGTCGCTGTTCACAAGCGAGGATATGCCGATCCATCTGATCTATCGCTTGTCGGATCTGTCCGAGGCCGATTATCGCACCTTCAAGAAGGAGTGGCCGGAGGTGGCCGAGGAGCGCCGTCTGGCCCTGGCCCGCCACATGGCCGACATCGCCGAGGATAACTACATCGTCGATTTCACGCCGCTGTTTGCCCATCTGTTCACGGATAAGGCGGCGGTGGTGCGCGTGGCCGCGCTCGATGGCGTGTGGGATGCCGAATCCCCCGACATCGTTGCGCCGATATTGACCATGCTCAAGAGCGACCCGGACGTGAGCGTGCGCGCATCGGCGGCGCGGGCCTTGGCCCACTACATCCTGCTGGCCGAGTGGGGCCAGATCGACACTGAACTGGAAACGTCCATCATCGAGGCCTTGTTGGCCGAATACGACAAGCCGCTGGTCGCGCAGGAGGTGAAGCGGGCGGCGCTGGAAGCCGTCTCCGCCTCCGGCCATCCGCGCGTGGCCGAGTTGATCGATGATGCCTATGAAGAGGGCAACGACGACATGCAGTTGAGCGCCATCTTCGCCATGGGCAACTCGGCCGATGACCGCTGGTTGCCTATCCTGGAGGCGGAACTGGGCAGCCTTTCGCCCGACTTCCGGGCCGAGGCGGCGCGCGCCTGCGGCATGATCGGCTCGCAATCAGCGATTGACGCGCTGGAAGAACTCCTGACGGATAAAGAGTTGGAAGTCGGGTTGGCCGCCGTCTATGCCCTGGGTCAAATCGGCGGGGAACGGGTGACGGCCTTGCTCTCGCGTCTGGCCGAAGACCCGGACTTTGAAGAGTTCTACGACGCCATCGACGAGGCACTGGAGGAGATGGACATGATGGGCAGTGAGTTCGATCTGCTCGCTTTCGACGATGACGAGGATGATGACGCTTTCCCCGATGACCTGCGCCTCAATTGA
- a CDS encoding IS982 family transposase yields the protein MDTEIITIYCLCDDFLKAMNHVEDRQRRLIDAEVMTVAIVAARYFGGIIERARVMLAEPRYMPLMVSRSRLNRRLRRVMPLLLSLFETLAEEWKAQNEASWYALDTFPVAACDPYRVIRVRLYDGEAYRGYQASKRRYYYGLKLHLMVTAHGQPVEFFLTPASCGDVTGLQLFNFDLPEGSHVYADKAYNDYRIEDELTQVGIHLLPLRKKNSKRPHPAWLTTLISAKRKVVETAGSLIQRCMPKSIHAVTAAGFEMKVVLFVLGLSLHYVLG from the coding sequence ATGGACACCGAGATCATAACCATTTACTGTCTGTGTGACGACTTTTTGAAAGCGATGAACCACGTCGAAGACCGCCAACGCCGCCTGATTGACGCCGAAGTGATGACCGTAGCCATTGTGGCTGCGCGGTACTTCGGCGGCATCATCGAGCGGGCACGGGTGATGCTGGCCGAGCCACGTTACATGCCCCTGATGGTGAGTCGGAGCCGGCTGAATCGCCGTCTGCGACGGGTCATGCCGCTCTTGCTGAGCCTCTTTGAGACGTTGGCCGAGGAGTGGAAGGCGCAGAACGAGGCGTCGTGGTACGCTCTGGACACCTTTCCGGTGGCCGCGTGTGACCCGTACCGCGTCATCCGCGTTCGTCTCTATGACGGCGAGGCGTATCGCGGCTATCAGGCCAGTAAGCGCCGGTACTACTATGGCCTCAAGCTCCATCTGATGGTTACCGCCCACGGTCAGCCGGTCGAGTTCTTCCTGACCCCCGCTAGCTGTGGCGATGTCACCGGCTTGCAGTTGTTCAACTTTGACTTGCCGGAAGGCTCGCATGTCTATGCCGACAAGGCCTACAACGACTATCGCATTGAAGACGAACTGACCCAGGTAGGCATTCACCTCTTGCCCCTGCGCAAGAAGAACTCCAAGCGTCCCCACCCAGCGTGGTTGACCACCTTGATTAGTGCCAAGCGCAAAGTCGTTGAGACGGCAGGCAGCCTGATCCAGCGTTGCATGCCCAAGAGCATTCATGCCGTGACCGCCGCTGGTTTTGAGATGAAGGTCGTCCTGTTCGTCCTGGGCCTTAGCTTGCATTATGTCCTAGGGTAG
- a CDS encoding AEC family transporter, producing the protein MNVFLHVLTQNILPIMLVVSFGYLLRRRLALDSGTLSSVIFYILSPCLVFSSLATSNLPADELAVLVAFSAVSILVTGGLALVLARLLHLDRAALATLLIVAMFVNAGNYGLTLLQLRYGDEGLARGVVYYVTSTIMAYTLGVAIASLGRVSWRATGQRIVRLPAVYAVLLAIVVYAFRLPVPAPLMNGITIAGSGAIPLMLVALGMQIADMQPEADGRLVWPAVGLRLLGGPLVGIAIAALLGLQGAGRSAMIIESAMPAAVINLILAAEFGLPTSTVARIVVFSTLISPLTIAAAITVLGL; encoded by the coding sequence TTGAACGTCTTTCTCCACGTCCTGACGCAGAATATTCTGCCGATTATGCTGGTGGTCTCGTTCGGCTACCTGCTGCGGCGGCGCTTGGCGCTGGATAGCGGTACGCTGTCCAGCGTCATTTTCTACATCCTTAGCCCCTGCCTCGTTTTTTCCTCCCTGGCAACGTCCAACTTACCGGCGGATGAATTGGCCGTGCTGGTTGCCTTTTCCGCGGTGAGTATTCTCGTGACCGGGGGGCTGGCTCTGGTGTTGGCCCGCCTGTTACATCTCGATCGCGCGGCATTGGCGACGCTGCTCATCGTGGCGATGTTCGTGAATGCCGGTAACTATGGGTTGACGCTGCTGCAATTGCGCTATGGCGACGAGGGGTTGGCGCGGGGCGTGGTCTATTATGTCACCAGTACGATCATGGCTTATACGCTGGGCGTTGCCATTGCCTCGCTGGGGCGCGTGAGTTGGCGCGCAACCGGGCAACGCATTGTGCGCTTGCCCGCCGTCTATGCCGTGCTGCTGGCGATTGTCGTCTACGCCTTTCGGCTGCCCGTGCCCGCGCCGCTGATGAACGGCATCACCATTGCCGGGAGCGGGGCCATTCCCCTCATGCTGGTGGCCCTGGGGATGCAGATCGCCGACATGCAGCCCGAGGCAGATGGCCGTCTGGTATGGCCGGCGGTTGGCCTGCGCTTGCTGGGCGGGCCGCTGGTTGGGATTGCTATCGCCGCCTTGCTGGGCTTGCAAGGCGCCGGCCGCAGCGCGATGATCATTGAGTCAGCCATGCCCGCGGCGGTCATCAATCTGATCCTGGCCGCCGAGTTCGGCTTGCCCACTTCGACCGTGGCGCGTATAGTAGTTTTTTCAACGCTGATCAGTCCGCTGACCATTGCCGCGGCGATCACCGTATTGGGCCTATGA
- a CDS encoding histidinol-phosphatase HisJ family protein, producing the protein MTDYHMHSTFSVDGQDSIEALCWRALALGLTEIAVTEHAEWHGRWHGGPFDATAYFAELNRLKDEFAPRGLTLLSGVELGNPHEFARPAAALLAAHPFDVRIASLHWLHGENIHDASCFAGRDPQDVYADYFSALGHMAADFSSIDVVAHFDRILWRGTMLGAPLQPRRLEGVIRDALATIAWRGLALELNTRFLNHTPGWRPALTTMLRWYGEEGGARVVVNSDAHRVSQMGANLEIARAVLDEAGLEPATLQPATAFA; encoded by the coding sequence ATGACTGACTATCACATGCACTCTACTTTCAGCGTGGATGGGCAGGATTCCATTGAGGCGCTCTGTTGGCGGGCGCTGGCGCTGGGGCTGACGGAGATCGCCGTCACCGAGCACGCCGAATGGCACGGCCGCTGGCATGGCGGCCCGTTTGACGCCACGGCCTATTTCGCTGAACTGAATCGACTGAAAGACGAATTTGCGCCGCGCGGGCTGACGCTCCTGAGCGGCGTGGAACTGGGCAACCCGCACGAGTTCGCGCGGCCGGCGGCGGCGCTACTGGCCGCCCACCCGTTCGACGTGCGCATCGCCTCGCTGCACTGGCTGCACGGCGAGAACATCCACGATGCCTCCTGCTTCGCCGGGCGCGACCCGCAGGACGTGTACGCCGATTACTTCAGCGCGTTGGGCCACATGGCCGCCGACTTCTCATCGATCGACGTCGTCGCCCACTTCGACCGCATCCTGTGGCGCGGCACGATGCTGGGCGCGCCCTTGCAGCCCCGGCGGCTGGAAGGCGTCATCCGCGATGCGCTGGCGACCATCGCCTGGCGCGGGCTGGCCCTGGAATTGAACACTCGCTTTCTGAATCATACGCCCGGCTGGCGGCCGGCGCTGACGACGATGTTGCGCTGGTATGGCGAAGAGGGCGGCGCGCGCGTTGTGGTCAACTCCGACGCCCACCGCGTCAGCCAGATGGGCGCTAACCTGGAGATCGCCCGCGCCGTGCTGGACGAGGCCGGCCTCGAACCGGCGACCCTTCAACCCGCGACCGCCTTCGCCTGA
- the glmS gene encoding glutamine--fructose-6-phosphate transaminase (isomerizing), with amino-acid sequence MCGIVGYIGPRQAPEIVLQGLKRLEYRGYDSAGIAALGDDGAIAIRRDVGKLANLEATLAAAPLAGHVAIGHTRWATHGAPTQRNAHPHLSMNGRVVLVHNGIVENFKALRDELTAEGVEFRSETDTEVIVQLAERYMAGGQSLEEAARHTLGHLEGANAVVLMSADQPDRIVCARIGNAGGITLGLGEGEMFIASDIPAILEYTRQMIFLESRQMAVITAGGYRVMTLDGRPVAPERHTIAWDPVSAVKGEYKHFMQKEIFEQPRALIDTLGGRVDFETGCVTLPEMNLTPELVARLNKLIIVACGTSYYAGLVGKFMIETIARLPVEVEYASEFRYYNPIIDERTAVLSITQSGETADTLAAAEQARGQGATLWAIVNAIGSQSMRLSDGAIPMHAGPEIGVASTKAFTSSLADLYLLACALGEMRGLLTPQRRRQLADDVAHLPALVGRALEHDAAYQALAERFHKAENFLFLGRGINYPIALEGALKLKEISYIHAEGYPAGEMKHGPIALIDESMPVLAIVTKDALYDKMISQVQQAKARGGVVIALATEGDEAIRAEADHVIYVPETPPLLAPIVNVVPLQLLSYHIAVRRGADVDQPRNLAKSVTVE; translated from the coding sequence ATGTGTGGTATTGTTGGTTACATCGGGCCGCGCCAGGCCCCCGAGATCGTCTTGCAAGGCTTGAAGCGGTTGGAGTATCGCGGCTATGATTCGGCCGGGATCGCCGCGTTGGGCGACGACGGCGCCATCGCCATCCGCCGCGACGTGGGTAAATTGGCCAATCTGGAGGCGACGCTGGCCGCCGCGCCGCTGGCCGGTCACGTCGCCATCGGCCACACGCGCTGGGCCACCCACGGCGCGCCCACCCAACGCAACGCCCATCCCCATCTGAGCATGAACGGCCGCGTCGTCCTCGTCCACAACGGCATCGTCGAGAACTTCAAGGCCCTGCGCGATGAATTGACCGCCGAGGGCGTCGAGTTTCGCTCGGAGACGGACACCGAGGTCATCGTCCAGTTGGCCGAGCGCTACATGGCCGGCGGGCAATCGCTGGAAGAGGCCGCCCGGCACACGCTGGGCCATCTGGAAGGGGCCAACGCCGTCGTCCTGATGAGCGCCGACCAGCCCGACCGCATCGTCTGCGCCCGCATCGGCAACGCCGGCGGCATCACCCTGGGCCTGGGCGAAGGCGAGATGTTCATCGCCTCCGACATCCCGGCCATCCTGGAATACACGCGGCAAATGATCTTTCTGGAGAGCCGGCAGATGGCGGTCATTACCGCCGGCGGCTATCGCGTCATGACCCTGGACGGCCGCCCGGTCGCCCCGGAACGCCACACCATCGCCTGGGACCCGGTCAGCGCCGTCAAGGGCGAATACAAGCACTTCATGCAAAAGGAGATCTTCGAGCAGCCGCGGGCGCTCATCGACACCCTGGGCGGCCGCGTCGATTTCGAGACCGGCTGTGTGACGCTGCCGGAGATGAACCTGACGCCGGAACTGGTGGCCCGCCTCAACAAGCTCATCATCGTCGCCTGTGGCACCAGCTACTACGCCGGGCTGGTGGGCAAGTTCATGATCGAGACCATCGCCCGCCTGCCGGTCGAGGTCGAATACGCCTCGGAATTTCGCTACTACAACCCTATTATTGACGAGCGCACGGCGGTGCTGTCCATCACCCAGAGCGGCGAGACGGCCGACACGCTGGCCGCCGCCGAACAGGCCCGCGGCCAGGGGGCGACGCTGTGGGCCATCGTCAATGCCATCGGCAGCCAATCGATGCGCCTGTCCGATGGGGCCATCCCCATGCACGCCGGGCCGGAGATCGGCGTCGCCAGCACCAAGGCCTTCACCAGCTCGCTGGCCGATCTCTATCTGCTGGCCTGTGCGCTGGGGGAGATGCGCGGCCTACTGACACCCCAACGCCGCCGGCAGTTGGCCGACGACGTGGCCCATTTGCCGGCGCTGGTCGGCCGGGCGCTGGAGCACGATGCCGCCTATCAGGCGTTGGCCGAGCGCTTCCACAAGGCCGAGAATTTCCTGTTCCTGGGTCGGGGTATCAACTACCCCATCGCGCTGGAAGGGGCGCTCAAGCTGAAGGAGATCAGCTACATCCACGCCGAAGGCTACCCGGCGGGCGAGATGAAGCACGGCCCCATCGCCCTGATCGATGAGTCAATGCCGGTGCTGGCGATTGTGACCAAGGATGCGCTCTACGACAAGATGATCAGCCAGGTGCAGCAGGCCAAGGCGCGCGGCGGCGTGGTCATCGCGTTGGCGACGGAGGGGGACGAGGCCATCCGCGCCGAGGCCGATCACGTCATCTACGTGCCGGAGACGCCGCCGCTGCTGGCCCCTATTGTCAACGTCGTGCCCCTACAACTGCTCAGCTACCACATCGCCGTGCGCCGCGGCGCGGACGTCGACCAGCCGCGCAACCTGGCTAAGAGTGTGACGGTGGAGTAG
- a CDS encoding M50 family metallopeptidase: MFDSNILWAIGGFLIILTPIVLIHEFGHFAAAKLVKVQVEEFGFGLPPRAVKLFERNGTIYSLNWIPVGGFVRPAGEDNPGVPGGLAAASKKARLFVLAAGSGMNFITAIFFFWLALVLGAPAVQVGDVNPGSPAAVGGLQSGDVLLEVEGRMVMSAGTLINAVAERAGTEIDLLILRGGQEQTVTVIPRRAGEYDAAIEGPLGIGLGEGPRIGRNPIEALVGSGQFMWEYISLYARLPSMLINGEITPQEARPVSIVGISQIAGEAAESSASGRTLYPILTMASFISIALGLTNLLPIPALDGGRILFVLIEAVRGRRIEPEREGMVHVIGMLVLLALMFVLIVQDIINPIIPIQ, translated from the coding sequence ATGTTCGATTCAAATATCCTGTGGGCCATCGGTGGCTTTCTGATCATTCTGACGCCGATCGTGTTGATCCACGAATTCGGCCACTTCGCGGCGGCCAAGTTGGTGAAGGTTCAGGTCGAGGAATTCGGCTTCGGTCTGCCGCCGCGGGCCGTCAAGCTCTTTGAGCGCAACGGCACGATCTACTCCCTCAACTGGATTCCGGTCGGCGGTTTCGTGCGCCCGGCCGGCGAAGATAACCCCGGCGTGCCCGGCGGCCTGGCCGCCGCGTCCAAAAAGGCGCGCCTGTTCGTGCTGGCCGCCGGATCGGGCATGAACTTCATCACCGCCATCTTCTTCTTCTGGTTGGCGTTGGTGTTGGGCGCGCCGGCGGTGCAGGTGGGCGACGTCAACCCCGGTTCGCCGGCGGCCGTCGGCGGCTTGCAGAGCGGCGACGTGCTCCTGGAAGTCGAGGGGCGCATGGTCATGTCGGCCGGCACGCTCATCAATGCTGTGGCCGAACGGGCCGGGACGGAGATCGATCTGCTCATCCTGCGCGGCGGCCAGGAGCAGACAGTGACGGTCATCCCCCGCCGCGCGGGCGAATATGACGCCGCGATCGAGGGACCGTTGGGCATTGGCCTGGGCGAGGGGCCGCGCATCGGCCGCAACCCCATTGAGGCTCTCGTCGGTTCTGGCCAATTCATGTGGGAATATATCTCCCTCTATGCCCGGCTGCCGTCCATGCTGATCAACGGCGAGATCACCCCGCAGGAGGCGCGCCCGGTCAGCATCGTCGGCATCAGCCAGATCGCCGGCGAGGCGGCCGAATCTTCCGCCTCCGGCCGGACGCTCTATCCCATCCTGACGATGGCTTCCTTCATCAGCATCGCCCTGGGCCTGACCAACCTGCTGCCCATCCCGGCGCTGGACGGCGGCCGCATCCTGTTCGTGCTCATCGAGGCCGTTCGCGGCCGGCGCATCGAACCGGAGCGCGAGGGCATGGTGCACGTCATCGGCATGTTGGTTCTGCTGGCCCTGATGTTTGTCTTGATCGTTCAGGACATCATCAACCCAATCATCCCGATTCAATAA